The following coding sequences lie in one Gorilla gorilla gorilla isolate KB3781 chromosome 5, NHGRI_mGorGor1-v2.1_pri, whole genome shotgun sequence genomic window:
- the FGD2 gene encoding FYVE, RhoGEF and PH domain-containing protein 2 isoform X1, translated as MKGASEEKLASVSNLVTVFENSRTPEAAPRGHRLEDVHHRPECRPPESPGPREKTNVGEAVGSEPRTVSRRYLNSLKNKLSSEAWRKSCQPVTLSGSGTQEPEKKIVQELLETEQAYVARLHLLDQVFFQELLKTARSSKAFPEDVVRVIFSNISSIYQFHSQFFLPELQRRLDDWTANPRIGDVIQKLAPFLKMYSEYVKNFERAAELLATWTDKSPLFQEVLTRIQSSEASGSLTLQHHMLEPVQRIPRYELLLKEYIQKLPTQAPDQADAQKALDMIFSAAQHSNAAITDMERLQDLWEVYQRLGLEDDIVDPSNTLLREGPVLKISFRRNDPMERYLFLFNNMLLYCVPRVIQVGAQFQVRTRIDVAGMKVREQMDAEFPHSFLVSGKQRTLELQARSQEEMISWMQAFQAAIDQIEKRNETFKAAAQGPEGDTQEQELQSEELGLRAPQWVRDKMVTMCMRCQEPFNALTRRRHHCRACGYVVCARCSDYRAELKYDDNRPNRVCLHCYAFLTGNVLPEAKEDKRRGILEKVSSATPDQSLMCSFLQLIGDKWGKSGPRGWCVIPRDDPLVLYVYAAPQDMRAHTSIPLLGYRVTVGPQGDPRVFQLQQSGQLYTFKAETEELKGRWVKAMERAASGWSPSWPNDGDLSD; from the exons ATGAAGGGGGCAAGTGAGGAGAAGCTGGCATCTGTGTCCAACCTGGTCACTGTGTTTGAGAATAGCAG GACCCCAGAAGCAGCACCCAGAGGCCACAGGCTAGAGGACGTGCATCACCGCCCTGAGTGCAGGCCTCCCGAGTCCCCAGGACCACGGGAGAAGACGAATGTCGGGGAGGCCGTGGGGTCTGAGCCCAGGACAGTCAGCAGGAGGTACCTGAACTCCCTGAAGAACAAGCTGTCCAGCGAAGCCTGGAGGAAATCTTGCCAGCCTGTGACCCTCTCAGGATCGGGGACGCAG GAGCCAGAGAAGAAGATCGTCCAGGAGCTGCTGGAGACAGAGCAGGCCTATGTGGCGCGCCTCCACCTGCTAGACCAG GTGTTTTTCCAGGAGCTGCTGAAGACAGCCCGCAGCAGCAAGGCCTTCCCAGAGGATGTGGTCAGGGTCATCTTCTCCAACATCTCCTCCATCTATCAGTTCCATTCTCAGTTCTTCCTCCCAGAGCTGCAGCGGCGCCTGGACGACTG GACAGCTAACCCCCGCATCGGTGACGTGATCCAGAAGCTGGCCCCCTTCCTGAAGATGTACAGTGAGTATGTCAAGAACTTTGAGCGAGCGGCTGAGCTGCTGGCCACCTGGACCGACAAGTCTCCACTCTTCCAGGAGGTTCTCACTCGCATCcag AGCAGCGAGGCTTCGGGCAGCCTGACCCTGCAGCACCACATGCTGGAACCAGTGCAGAGAATTCCACGCTATGAGCTGCTGCTCAAGGAGTACATCCAGAAGCTGCCAACCCAGGCCCCAGACCAGGCCGATGCCCAGA AAGCCCTGGACATGATCTTCTCAGCTGCCCAGCACTCCAATGCAGCCATCACTGATATG GAGCGGCTGCAGGACCTGTGGGAGGTGTACCAGCGCCTGGGCCTCGAGGACGACATAGTAGACCCCTCTAACACCCTGCTCCGTGAGGGCCCGGTCCTCAAGATCTCCTTCCGCCGCAACGACCCCATGGAGCGCTACCTTTTCTTG TTCAACAACATGCTGCTCTACTGTGTGCCCAGGGTGATCCAGGTGGGCGCCCAGTTCCAGGTGAGGACCCGCATCGATGTGGCCGGGATGAAG GTGCGGGAGCAGATGGATGCTGAGTTTCCCCACTCCTTCCTGGTGTCCGGGAAGCAGCGCACCCTGGAGCTGCAAGCCCG GTCCCAGGAGGAAATGATTTCCTGGATGCAG GCCTTCCAAGCAGCCATTGACCAAATCGAGAAGCGGAATGAAACCTTCAAGGCTGCGGCCCAGGGGCCTGAGGGAGACACCCAGGAGCAGGAG CTGCAGTCTGAGGAGCTGGGCCTCCGGGCACCGCAGTGGGTCCGGGACAAGATGGTGACCATGTGCATGCGCTGCCAGGAGCCCTTCAACGCTCTGACGCGCCGTCGCCACCACTGCCGGGCCTGCGGCTAT GTGGTGTGTGCCAGGTGCTCTGACTACCGGGCCGAACTGAAATACGACGACAACAGGCCCAACCGAGTCTGCCTCCACTGCTACGCATTCCTCACCGGAAATGTGCTGCCTGAGGCCAAGGAGGACAAGAGGCGGGGCATCCTGGAG AAAGTGTCCTCAGCCACGCCTGACCAGAGCCTGATGTGCAGCTTCCTGCAGCTCATCGGGGACAAGTGGGGCAAGAGCGGCCCCCGGGGCTGGTGTGTGATCCCTCGGGATGACCCCCTCGTGCTCTATGTCTACGCTGCCCCTCAG GACATGAGGGCTCACACCTCCATCCCCCTGCTGGGCTACCGGGTGACTGTTGGGCCCCAGGGGGACCCTCGGGTCTTCCAGCTACAGCAGTCAGGCCAGCTCTACACCTTCAAGGCCGAGACGGAGGAGCTGAAGGGCCGCTGGGTGAAGGCCATGGAGCGGGCGGCCAGTGGCTGGAGCCCCAGCTGGCCCAACGACGGGGACCTGTCCGACTGA
- the FGD2 gene encoding FYVE, RhoGEF and PH domain-containing protein 2 isoform X2 — protein sequence MKGASEEKLASVSNLVTVFENSRTPEAAPRGHRLEDVHHRPECRPPESPGPREKTNVGEAVGSEPRTVSRRYLNSLKNKLSSEAWRKSCQPVTLSGSGTQEPEKKIVQELLETEQAYVARLHLLDQVFFQELLKTARSSKAFPEDVVRVIFSNISSIYQFHSQFFLPELQRRLDDWTANPRIGDVIQKLAPFLKMYSEYVKNFERAAELLATWTDKSPLFQEVLTRIQSSEASGSLTLQHHMLEPVQRIPRYELLLKEYIQKLPTQAPDQADAQKALDMIFSAAQHSNAAITDMERLQDLWEVYQRLGLEDDIVDPSNTLLREGPVLKISFRRNDPMERYLFLFNNMLLYCVPRVIQVGAQFQVRTRIDVAGMKVREQMDAEFPHSFLVSGKQRTLELQARSQEEMISWMQAFQAAIDQIEKRNETFKAAAQGPEGDTQEQELQSEELGLRAPQWVRDKMVTMCMRCQEPFNALTRRRHHCRACGYVVCARCSDYRAELKYDDNRPNRVCLHCYAFLTGNVLPEAKEDKRRGILEKVSSATPDQSLMCSFLQLIGDKWGKSGPRGWCVIPRDDPLVLYVYAAPQMEFCSCCPD from the exons ATGAAGGGGGCAAGTGAGGAGAAGCTGGCATCTGTGTCCAACCTGGTCACTGTGTTTGAGAATAGCAG GACCCCAGAAGCAGCACCCAGAGGCCACAGGCTAGAGGACGTGCATCACCGCCCTGAGTGCAGGCCTCCCGAGTCCCCAGGACCACGGGAGAAGACGAATGTCGGGGAGGCCGTGGGGTCTGAGCCCAGGACAGTCAGCAGGAGGTACCTGAACTCCCTGAAGAACAAGCTGTCCAGCGAAGCCTGGAGGAAATCTTGCCAGCCTGTGACCCTCTCAGGATCGGGGACGCAG GAGCCAGAGAAGAAGATCGTCCAGGAGCTGCTGGAGACAGAGCAGGCCTATGTGGCGCGCCTCCACCTGCTAGACCAG GTGTTTTTCCAGGAGCTGCTGAAGACAGCCCGCAGCAGCAAGGCCTTCCCAGAGGATGTGGTCAGGGTCATCTTCTCCAACATCTCCTCCATCTATCAGTTCCATTCTCAGTTCTTCCTCCCAGAGCTGCAGCGGCGCCTGGACGACTG GACAGCTAACCCCCGCATCGGTGACGTGATCCAGAAGCTGGCCCCCTTCCTGAAGATGTACAGTGAGTATGTCAAGAACTTTGAGCGAGCGGCTGAGCTGCTGGCCACCTGGACCGACAAGTCTCCACTCTTCCAGGAGGTTCTCACTCGCATCcag AGCAGCGAGGCTTCGGGCAGCCTGACCCTGCAGCACCACATGCTGGAACCAGTGCAGAGAATTCCACGCTATGAGCTGCTGCTCAAGGAGTACATCCAGAAGCTGCCAACCCAGGCCCCAGACCAGGCCGATGCCCAGA AAGCCCTGGACATGATCTTCTCAGCTGCCCAGCACTCCAATGCAGCCATCACTGATATG GAGCGGCTGCAGGACCTGTGGGAGGTGTACCAGCGCCTGGGCCTCGAGGACGACATAGTAGACCCCTCTAACACCCTGCTCCGTGAGGGCCCGGTCCTCAAGATCTCCTTCCGCCGCAACGACCCCATGGAGCGCTACCTTTTCTTG TTCAACAACATGCTGCTCTACTGTGTGCCCAGGGTGATCCAGGTGGGCGCCCAGTTCCAGGTGAGGACCCGCATCGATGTGGCCGGGATGAAG GTGCGGGAGCAGATGGATGCTGAGTTTCCCCACTCCTTCCTGGTGTCCGGGAAGCAGCGCACCCTGGAGCTGCAAGCCCG GTCCCAGGAGGAAATGATTTCCTGGATGCAG GCCTTCCAAGCAGCCATTGACCAAATCGAGAAGCGGAATGAAACCTTCAAGGCTGCGGCCCAGGGGCCTGAGGGAGACACCCAGGAGCAGGAG CTGCAGTCTGAGGAGCTGGGCCTCCGGGCACCGCAGTGGGTCCGGGACAAGATGGTGACCATGTGCATGCGCTGCCAGGAGCCCTTCAACGCTCTGACGCGCCGTCGCCACCACTGCCGGGCCTGCGGCTAT GTGGTGTGTGCCAGGTGCTCTGACTACCGGGCCGAACTGAAATACGACGACAACAGGCCCAACCGAGTCTGCCTCCACTGCTACGCATTCCTCACCGGAAATGTGCTGCCTGAGGCCAAGGAGGACAAGAGGCGGGGCATCCTGGAG AAAGTGTCCTCAGCCACGCCTGACCAGAGCCTGATGTGCAGCTTCCTGCAGCTCATCGGGGACAAGTGGGGCAAGAGCGGCCCCCGGGGCTGGTGTGTGATCCCTCGGGATGACCCCCTCGTGCTCTATGTCTACGCTGCCCCTCAG